From the genome of Vicia villosa cultivar HV-30 ecotype Madison, WI linkage group LG2, Vvil1.0, whole genome shotgun sequence, one region includes:
- the LOC131651278 gene encoding uncharacterized protein LOC131651278: MADYECRATSGAHIRFSSLKELYENHLVAAAESEQEGDGLFTEYHRACALKCWFMFLVDTTLFVDKSATYIDMTYLRYFIELTIGWIISYFHRIHDFYIDLVYDDAMPRAARYVLQRGNNAVGLYRVYLDRTIHNDIRWTPFTDYCDVVPFDRIALYSGWLAYGTNTMVRYLSERCMRQFGRVQMIPRSPFEAAPDTVIRVNFTPIFEDWAHHLVPEKYRRTVDTQAWKCVDGNVTWLYRVSHPLMIPTLPEIRLG, from the exons ATGGCGGATTATGAGTGCAGAGCGACGAGTGGGGCGCATATAAGGTTTTCTAGCTTGAAAGAGCTGtatgagaaccacttggtggcggcagcAGAGTCCGAGCAGGAGGGTGACGGGCTTTTTACTGAGTATCACCGTGCTTGCGCTCTGAAGTGTTGGTTCATGTTCTTAGTAGACActacactctttgtggacaaaagtgcaacctacatCGACATGACGTATCTCCGATACTTTATCGAGCTAACTATA ggctggatcatctcaTACTTCCACCGCATCCACGACTTCTACATTGATCTTGTGTacgatgacgccatgcccagggccgcacgATACGTCCTCCAAAGGGGGAATAACGCAGTGGGCCTATATCGCGTGTACCTCGACCGCACTATTCACAATGACATCCGTTGGACGCCCTTCACTGATTACTGTGATGTTGTCCCATTCGACCGCATCGCattatattctggatggttggcatatgggaccaacaccatggtcagGTATCTGTCGGAGCGGTGCATGAGGCAATTTGgacgtgtgcagatgataccgaggtctccgtttgaggctgctcctgacaccGTTATCCGAGTGAACTTCACTcctatatttgaggattgggctcATCACTTGGTGCCTGAGAAGTATCGGCGTACGGTGGACACCCAGGCCTGGAAATGTGTGGATGGGAACGTCACATGGTTATATCGTGTGTCACATCCTTTGATGATACCCACACTCCCGGAGATCCGCCTAGGCTag